In Methanococcoides sp. LMO-2, the genomic stretch GATCTTTAAAAAACAACAAACTAAAAAAACGAAATACAGAGGGTAATTCCTATGCCATCATCAAGACTTGAGCGTGTAGAAGAATCGGCAACGATCAAGATCGCGAACGCTGCCAACAAGCTGAAAAGTGAAGGTATCGATATCATCAGTTTCAGTCTTGGAGAACCGGACTTTGACACACCCGAACACATCTGTAAGGCAGCAGCCGACGCAATGTACCGTGGTGAGACACATTACGCACCGTCCAACGGCGTTCCTGAGCTCAGGAATGCAATTGCCAACAAGCTGGTAACCGAGAACAAGCTTGACTTTACACCGGATGATATACTTGTCACACCTGGTGCAAAACAGGCTCTCTTTGAGATCATCATGTCCGTACTTGATGACAACGATGAGGCTATCCTTCCTGACCCTTCCTGGGTATCCTACAGCCCATGCATCAAATTTGCAGGTGCAAACCCTGTCTGGGCACCTACTGATCCGGAAAACGGATTCATGCCATATGGAATTGAGGAGCTCATTACTGACAAGACAAAGCTCATTATTGTCAATTCCCCCTGCAATCCTACCGGAGGAGTGTACGACAAGGAGATGCTCAAGACAGTTTCAGACCTTGCTATCGACCACGACCTGCTTGTGATCTCTGATGAGATCTACGAGAAGATCATCTACGACAAAAAGCACATCAGCATGGGTTCACTGGACGGCATGCACGAGCGTACTATAACAGTCAACGGATTCTCAAAGGCATATGCAATGACCGGATGGAGACTTGGTTATGTAGCAGCCATACCGGAACTGATGAAAGGATTCAAGAAGATCCATTCACACTCCGTAAGCAGTGCAACAACATTCGCACAGTTCGGCGGTGTGGCAGCTCTGGAAGGACCACAGGAACCGGTCAATAACATGATCACAGAGTTCAAGGCAAGACGTGATATCCTTATCGATGGCCTGAACAGGATCGGATTCAAGTGCAAGAAACCAGACGGTGCTTTCTACGCATTTGCCGATGTAAGCGAATTCGGTAATGGTGATGAAGTTGCAGACAAACTGTTACAGGAAGCACACGTAGCAGTAACTCCGGGTTCAGGATTCGGAGCAAGCAGCAAGGATTTCATAAGGATATCCTATGCTACATCACAGGAAAGAATAAGGGAAGCACTCCAGAGAATAGAGGAAACACTCCTCTAAACCTTTCTTTTTTTCTTAAATTCAACAAGATATCCGTAATAGACGATATCGGTTTTTAAAATCAATCGTTATTTTCACAATAACGTTCGAGTATTTTATTGATAATTCTTCCACTGCTGTATAGCGGACACTTCATGGACTCGTCTATCCTCATTACAGTTGCCTTAAAACCTCGTTCCCTGAGACTATTTTCAAGTTCTTCCACGTCAAAGAACTGGTCATGACCGAGAACGATGATATCAGGATCGATCTCGTAAAGAGGTTCGAAAATGTCTTTTTCACTTCCAAGCATTGCCTTATCAACAGCCTTCAATGAACTTATCATCTCAAGTCGCTGTATTTCAGGAACGATAGGTTTTGCCTTATGCCTGATCATGGAATCCCTTGCAACCAGCACGTAAAGCTCGTCACCCATTGCACGGGCACTGCTTAAGAAAAAAATGTGTCCGGGATGTAAAAGATCAAACGTTCCTGTGGCAAGTACTCGTATCAATAAAGATCACCCTGTAAGTAAAGCTATGGAATAAAGACCAAAGGGTCTTGCAGTTCAGGAAATGAACAACAACCTTAATAATATTATGCTAAAAGAATGAATCACGATCCACCCAGTGGAACAATGGAACAGTGAATCAGTTTTCCCTTTTCAAGACCTCATTACGGAACTTCCTGTAGCAGCCTTCAATGAGACCAAGTTCTCCCTCGATGTTCAGGATATCAAAGTCAAAGATCTCAGCGAACTCCTTTACAATATCATCGAACTTCTTTTCATAACGCAGACCGGTATCCAATTTTGCCACCTTCTTGTAGCCCACCGCATCAAAAACGAACTTCGAGGTCTCAATATCATTGGGATCCTTGCCAAACCCACCGGCAACAAGCATATCTCCCCAGTTCGCAGCCCACATTGGTGTCAGGAAAAAGGTACCTATCCCCTTGAAGCTCTTAAGGTGATGCAGGTATGCATCCCTACCGCCAAGTACTGCACCAATACAGTCATCGACTATCTCACCATTCTCCTCTTTGAGGATGCAGATCTTACACTCAAGATCACCAAGATCCTTTTCAACATCACCGAGAACATTACCACAAAGACCATAGAATAAGAGAATTCCTTCCGAATAGGATGCCATTTCCTCTACCTTCTGGTAGACCTCAGACTTGAGGTTGGCAGGTACCGCATGTAATGCAAATTCGAGTATGTTTATGACAAAGCAATAAGAATCACCACACCGATCATGGCATTCAGATGTCATGCTGGCCTCAGGTACGAGCTTGTAGGAAGCTCCAACAGCATCAAGCTTCTTTACAATACCACCGCAGTCCTTGTTCTCGACCACGATCAAATTGTCTATCAAAGGGTCATGCTCTACAAGATGGACGATCTCATCCTCGAACATCCTGCATCCTATCAGGCTTATTAACGGCATAGCTCTCCTCCTTATTCAAAAGATAAATCAAAAGGTAGTGTAATGTTGCTGACCAGAACTATATAAGGATACCTATGCGAGCTGTTTGTAGAAAAAGAATAGCGATGCAGGACTTGAGAGCGCCTGCAACTCATATATTGTTAATGACCGAACTCAACGATTGTTCCCATAGCACTTCTCAAGGTGATCCACTGCTGGCGGGGTCGTAACAAGACTTACACCAACTGCAACTATCATTGCCAGTGGGGTTGCTACAAGTATAGGATCAACGACGGTCCATGTACCTGTCAGGATCGTATCCACGCCGAAAAGCGCCTTTGAGATTCCCAGTGGTACTGCTTCCTTTGCATGGACGAATGTGAGCCAGAAAAGGCTGCTGAAAGTACCGACAACAAGGCTTGCAATTGCTCCTTCTTTTGTCATTCTCTTCCAGAACAATGCACCCATGTACATTGGGAGGAAAGCTGCTGCACAGAGTCCGAAGAATATTGCAGTTGCCCTTGCGATGATGCTGATAGGCAGGATGTATGCAAGGATCACACTCACAAGGATGGCAACAGATATTCCGATCTTTGTAACGTCAACGGTCTTTCCGGCATTGCCCTTCATCAGGAATTCACGGTAGAAGTCATGTCCGATAGCTGTTCCCATTGTGTGGAACTGTGAGCTCAGGGTTGACATTGCAGCTGCGAGCAATGTTATCATGAAAACGATGACGAACATCTCAGGCATTGCACTGTTGATGTACTCAGGCATGATAACGTCCATGTTTCCTTTTGCAACCTCAATGGAAAGCATTCCCCTGGTGTTGAAGAAGTAAACGTTGGAAAGTCCGCCTACGATGTATGCGACTCCTGCCATCATGAGGATGAAAGGACCACCAGCGAAGACTGCCCTGTTCAGGGATTTCTTACTGTCAACGGTCATGAACCTGACCGCAAGCTGTGGCTGTGCAAGCACACCGATACCAACACCAAGGATGATGGTTGATACCATTGTCCACCAGATAGGGGAGCCAAATGCCGGCATTGCGGTCCATCCCTGATGACCGCCTGCTGCAAGGGATTCAGGAACCATAGGTGCGAGGTTGGTAAGTGCCTGGTGAGCTTCAACGATACCACCAAGCTTTGCGTAGGTGAGTGCCAGAAGTACTGCCATACCACCGAGCATAAGGGTCCCCTGAAGTGCATCGGTGTACATGACCGCAAGCAATCCGCCTGTGATAACATAAGCAGCGACAATAACTGTCAGTATAAGGACGGCAATATCATAATCGATAGAAAGTGCGGTTTCCATGAACCTTGCACCACCAATTAGGACGATACCTGCATAAAGCGGCATGAATAAAGCTATAAGAGCACCGGAGTATCCCTGGATGAAACGTGACTGGAATCGTCTTCCCAGAAGTTCAGGGAATGTAACAGCATTAAGGTTCACACCGATCCTTCTTGTTCTTGCACCGAAAACAACGAATGCAATGAATATACCCACAAAGATGTTCATGAACACGAGCCAGAGGGTTCCCAGACCAAGCGTACCGGTCACTCCGCCAAAACCAATGATAGCAGCTGTACTTATGAAAGCTGCACCATAGGAAAGTGCGAGAATGTAAGGATTGACCTTCCTTCCGGCGAGCATGTAGTCGTCGACCTCTTTGGTCCTCCTGTATGCAAGCCAGCCGCAATAGAAGACTGCGAGCATATAGATCAGGACAAATATTCCCAGGGTTGAAGTACTGACCGCCATATTAGCACTCCTCGTCCTCTTCTTCGTTCCACTTTAAAAGCCCATAGACCATACAGCCCAGTGCACTTACAATGCACAGGACATAGGCCAACCATATCTGAGGGTCATCAATACCTAACATAAATACCACTTGCCATTTTTTGTTTGACGCTTGCTAACATGTAGCAAGATTTCATACTGGTATCTGTTAACATGTACCATACTTTAATGTTTCGAAGTTATTCGCAAAGAATAATACAATTGGTTGAATGAAAATAGACATCAATGGAGCTAAAAGTGCAGAGATGTTTTAGAAGAGACGGTGCTGTATTGTAAGCAGATCTAAAAGAAAATGAAAGTATACAAAACTGGAAATTAATTCAAAGAATACAGCCTATTGCCAAGACTTCAGAAAATACGACCATCATGAACTATTTCCAGATAATTTCTCTAACTAATATATCTAATAAACGTATGTATATTAGTGGTCGTAGCAAAATAGCTATAACTTAATCAAATGTATATATTGTTGGGGTTTTAAAATGTGGAGTTTCTCAAAAATAGATGCTGAAAATTTAAAAGCGATCGCTGATCTGGAAAGCAAATTAGGTATTACCTTAATTGCATTCTCAGATGATGGGATAGAGTATGCAGACTTAAACGAAGACGATACTAAAGAAGTAAAGGTTCTGGAAAAGAAACTGGGTCTTTCACTGGTCGCGGTTAAAGCATGATTTGAACGGGGAGTGCAGTATTTTGCACCCACTACTTTTTTTCATTATCAATAGTTGCTAGATTAATCAATATTTCATTTAATGATACAATCCAAAATAGCAGTATATACTGCACTAATTCCCATCATGTTACAATCCTCATGGACTTTAGTCACGTTTACCTTCTGTTGTCCATTCCTCAAGAGCACTGGAATAGCTCTCAAATGCTCTTTCATTAAAGCACACTAACAAAACCTTCTCAATAGAGCTGTTCTTCTCAAGGAAATCCAGGATCTCATCTACTGCGATCCCGGCAGCTCTGTTCACAGGGAAACCATAAGCACCTGTACTTATTGAAGGAAAGGCAATAGAGCTCACACCATTCCTTACCGCAAGCTTCAGACTGTTACGGTAACAGCGGGCAAGCATCTCATCTTCACCGGAAGTTCCACCCCTCCAAATCGGACCCACAGTATGTATCACATACTTTGCAGGAAGACGATAGCCGGAGGTGATCTTTGCCTCTCCTGTGGGACACCCTTTCAGACTCCTGCATTCCTCAAGAAGTTCAGGCCCCGCTGCTGTATGTATGGCACCATCAACCCCGCCACCTCCCAGAAGGGAATTATTGGCAGCATTCACGATGGCATCAACATCCAGTTCGACAATATCACCTTTGACTACAACAACCCTGTCAGACAGCATAAATTATAGTTTGGTATGATATGATTTTAGAATTGTCCTGCCTTCACGTTGTGTCCGGTTTCATCCAAGCATGAAGAGTACCATAGCACAGCAGAATATCAGAACCCCGGCACCTGCAAGAGGCATGGTAAACCTGCGAAATACCGTTGGAATGGAATCTCCTGTAGAGCGCTGGACCAGCCAGAAATAAGGATCACTGACATATGACACAACCAGTGTACCGGCAGAGATCATCAGTATGAGAGGGATAGTCGGTATGGAAGCAACGATATCCGTGCCTGCGAGAATGGTCGCAGTGATAACTGCTGTTACCACACGGGAACCCTGTGCCGTCTGAATGAGGACAGCGAGGACGAAAGGTATCACAACTACCGGAAGTACACCTGATATCAGGGTAAATATCTCATCCGGAAAACTGCTTGCAGATATTACGAAACCAAGGGCACCTGCACCGCAGAGATCAAAAAGAATGATACCAGCGTTCTTGGTACCTTTCTCAAGTGCAAGCCTGCGAGGCCCTTCACTTACCAGCAGAAGTGAAACGAACACTGAGATCACAAGAGCAATGTTCACGTCACTGATCATTGATAGCGGGGAGAAAAGATAACCACTTGTGATGAGTACAACGGGCAGTGCTATGGGTAGCCATACCTTCCAGCGAGGCAGGGAGAGCATAACAGGCTCTACAAGTCCTTCAAGTTCCGGAAGCTTATGCTGCTGGTCCCTGCTTAGCCTTTTAGCGACAATGTAGCCGATGCCCAGCAGGAACAGGGAAAGGGGAACAGTAATTAGATTGATGCTGAAGGTCTCTGAATCCGGAACCCCGAAAGTTGTGGTCATGCTGTAAACAACAGGCAGTGGCAGGATCAGTACGAACGATAGCACGCTTCCGAATGCTGCCATATAAAAAAGTCTTCCATTTGAGGAATGTTCCTTCTCCATCTGCTCAATGAGCGGAAGCATCACAACGTATGCAGTAAGACAGCACATGAGTGGGATAGAAAGGAGATAAGCCACCACCCCTGCAGCAAGATCGGGAGCTTTAATGGTTCGCTTCACATCGTCAACGATCCTCTCAATAAAGTGACCATGCCTCAGTATCTGGGCTATCACTGCTCCGCAATAGATCGGAATTCCCAGAAGGGAGAAAATGCGGCCGGCACCACCGGTAACATACTGGACCAGCCATTCGGTCATTCCACTTAGTATACCAAATATGAACGCAGCTGCTATCAGTGTCAGGAAAGGAGTGAAGTGGTACTTTATGGTGAGTACACTGATAAAAATAATAATAAATATAAAGATGAGCAGTGATTCCATACAAGTCTTGATGTATCAGGAAATATATGATGGCATCGGAAGAGAGAAGGAGCAATTAAATGGACGAAGACCTGCTTGCTATAGATTACTGTATCGATTGCGGAAAATGCTATGATGTCTGCCATATTGCAAAGGTGACAGACAATAAATACACACCGAAATCGAAGATAATGCTGCTCCAGAAGCTGCTTGATGGCGATGAGCTTGAACAGGAGGAAATAAATGATGTTTATCTCTCAACTCGCTGCGGTGCATGTGATGATGTCTGCCCCATGAACATCCCCATCACTGATATCATCCAGAGGGAAAGGGAGA encodes the following:
- a CDS encoding sodium:solute symporter family protein → MAVSTSTLGIFVLIYMLAVFYCGWLAYRRTKEVDDYMLAGRKVNPYILALSYGAAFISTAAIIGFGGVTGTLGLGTLWLVFMNIFVGIFIAFVVFGARTRRIGVNLNAVTFPELLGRRFQSRFIQGYSGALIALFMPLYAGIVLIGGARFMETALSIDYDIAVLILTVIVAAYVITGGLLAVMYTDALQGTLMLGGMAVLLALTYAKLGGIVEAHQALTNLAPMVPESLAAGGHQGWTAMPAFGSPIWWTMVSTIILGVGIGVLAQPQLAVRFMTVDSKKSLNRAVFAGGPFILMMAGVAYIVGGLSNVYFFNTRGMLSIEVAKGNMDVIMPEYINSAMPEMFVIVFMITLLAAAMSTLSSQFHTMGTAIGHDFYREFLMKGNAGKTVDVTKIGISVAILVSVILAYILPISIIARATAIFFGLCAAAFLPMYMGALFWKRMTKEGAIASLVVGTFSSLFWLTFVHAKEAVPLGISKALFGVDTILTGTWTVVDPILVATPLAMIVAVGVSLVTTPPAVDHLEKCYGNNR
- a CDS encoding symporter small accessory protein; amino-acid sequence: MLGIDDPQIWLAYVLCIVSALGCMVYGLLKWNEEEDEEC
- a CDS encoding adenylyltransferase/cytidyltransferase family protein, which codes for MIRVLATGTFDLLHPGHIFFLSSARAMGDELYVLVARDSMIRHKAKPIVPEIQRLEMISSLKAVDKAMLGSEKDIFEPLYEIDPDIIVLGHDQFFDVEELENSLRERGFKATVMRIDESMKCPLYSSGRIINKILERYCENND
- a CDS encoding pyridoxal phosphate-dependent aminotransferase, giving the protein MPSSRLERVEESATIKIANAANKLKSEGIDIISFSLGEPDFDTPEHICKAAADAMYRGETHYAPSNGVPELRNAIANKLVTENKLDFTPDDILVTPGAKQALFEIIMSVLDDNDEAILPDPSWVSYSPCIKFAGANPVWAPTDPENGFMPYGIEELITDKTKLIIVNSPCNPTGGVYDKEMLKTVSDLAIDHDLLVISDEIYEKIIYDKKHISMGSLDGMHERTITVNGFSKAYAMTGWRLGYVAAIPELMKGFKKIHSHSVSSATTFAQFGGVAALEGPQEPVNNMITEFKARRDILIDGLNRIGFKCKKPDGAFYAFADVSEFGNGDEVADKLLQEAHVAVTPGSGFGASSKDFIRISYATSQERIREALQRIEETLL
- a CDS encoding O-acetyl-ADP-ribose deacetylase, with product MLSDRVVVVKGDIVELDVDAIVNAANNSLLGGGGVDGAIHTAAGPELLEECRSLKGCPTGEAKITSGYRLPAKYVIHTVGPIWRGGTSGEDEMLARCYRNSLKLAVRNGVSSIAFPSISTGAYGFPVNRAAGIAVDEILDFLEKNSSIEKVLLVCFNERAFESYSSALEEWTTEGKRD
- a CDS encoding DUF1638 domain-containing protein — translated: MPLISLIGCRMFEDEIVHLVEHDPLIDNLIVVENKDCGGIVKKLDAVGASYKLVPEASMTSECHDRCGDSYCFVINILEFALHAVPANLKSEVYQKVEEMASYSEGILLFYGLCGNVLGDVEKDLGDLECKICILKEENGEIVDDCIGAVLGGRDAYLHHLKSFKGIGTFFLTPMWAANWGDMLVAGGFGKDPNDIETSKFVFDAVGYKKVAKLDTGLRYEKKFDDIVKEFAEIFDFDILNIEGELGLIEGCYRKFRNEVLKREN